From Colius striatus isolate bColStr4 chromosome 27, bColStr4.1.hap1, whole genome shotgun sequence:
GTGAGCTGGGGACAGGGGGAACGATGgagtggggcaggggcagggttATAGAGATGAGAGGCTGTGGGGACAGCAAGTGAAGCTGAGCCAAGCCAGAGTGGCACAGAGAAATCTGCAGGAGGATTTAGAGCGCAATTATTTTACATTCTCCCTTTTACAaatcctccccctgcccagcagcccccagaggAGGTCTACTCGGCCGGAGATTCGGTGATGATCCGCTTTCACTCGGATGACACCATCAACAAGAAGGGTTTCCACCTTCGCTACACCAGCACCAAGTTCCAGGACACGCTGCACACAAGGAAGTGAGGTCTGGGGGTCTCAGCCCCCCCTCcacaggcagggaggaggaagaggaggagagcgGGGAGGAAGGAAGCGGGGAGCATTGCCCTGCACAGACTGCATGGAAAAGCACACAGCCAACCTCAGCACTCAAGACACGCTCACACGGGGCCCTGGGGCTCGAGCATCTGCAGGCATAAGGGCAGAGGGGGTTTCTCTCTGCCAGCAACCGCCTCCCTCAGCGCTGGCGGGGGGCCTGAGCAGGACCCACTCCCTTTCCTCACTCTGGCTGAGCCGGCCACGTCTCTCTGAATGTACAAACCAGTAACCGGGAAGAGCCCAACACATGGAAGGTGCTGTCTCTCTCTTGTACCGATGAAATAAACACCCTTGTACTTGGATGGGGGGCAACCCCTGCCTATTTGCTTCCACCTCAGCCTCTCCTGAGGAAAAGTGCATCTGAAGCCAGGGCTAGACCCAAGGGGAGAGCCCCTTGGGGATCCCCAAGTCGCAGCAAAAGGAGCAGTGCAATCGGCTAATTGCAATCTGCTTCTGCCCCGAGGAGGGAGTGACTAGGCTGTCTCACGGTGGCAGGTGGCATCGTCTCGACGCCGGGTGCTTTGCTCTGTCGCCTGCTCCCCCTGGGATCCTGCTTCgggcagctctgcaggtaaGTGCTCGCCACAGACCTTTGTCTTGCACTGTATCTCAGTCAAAAAGAGCATCCCTGTGGCAAGGCAGCATCCCTGGCACGAGTGCCACGTGCTGCGGCCACCGCGTGCTCCAGCACGTCATCCGCCCACGCCCGCTGCCAGCCGGTGGCAGATGGCTGGTGGGCTGCGGCATGAGCACGCCTCACGCTCCCCTGTGCTTCGGCATCGGGGGATGTGGCATTGGGTCCACTCCTTGTTACCAGCGTCTCGGACGGGGAGGCTGCTCACCCCATTTGCCAGCAGGATGCTAGGGACAGGTAAGGCGTCAGGGTGGAAAGTGCTCTCTGGTCAGAGGCTTGGATGCTCTGAAGCGGGTTGTCCCCAGCTGGGACGGGGATGGGGACCAGGGCTTTACAGCCAGAAGGGTTTGCACCCCTGGCGATGGGTGAGGAAGTGCCAAACCTAGGCTTCGGTGGCTGTCTCGGGGCTGGCAATGGCAGCAGGGAGCCTGTGCCCTCGCTGCCACGGCATCCCTCAGTTCCGCTATGTTCCTCCCCACCGGCCCTGTCTCCCCAACTCCATGAACCACACTGGGGTCTGGGGCCACTTTCCTGGGTGCCACTGGGGGACACAGAGGTGTGCAACACAGCCGACGGCGACTGCACAGTTTATTGATACATcgccagcacagcacagggatgCTCAGGGATGGGGTGGGTGGGGGATCTCTTCTACCGTTACAGCGTGCATCAGATACACAGAGACGGGGAGTGGGTAGCCCGCGGGGGCCGGCACGCAAACACGGCATGCCACGCTGCCGACGGCTCATGCGGGGGGTGGCGGAGTTGGGCGGGGGCGACACGGTTTGGGGGGGTTCAGACCCGTTCTCCTGCCTCGGCACCTCTGGCTGCCTCCTGGGTCGCGGGGCCAGGGAGCCGGGTGGCACAGCGATGGCTAGAGCAGACAGCAAACACGACATAGCGCTGCATGACACGGGGACACCGCGACAGCCCTACACCACTGTGGACACGCGCACCACGACTGCAGCCCCAAAGCGGCACTGGTGGGGGAAGGGGCCCCTGCCCAAGCACCCCTCTGTCCCCGGGAGCAGTTCAAAACCAGGAGCCAGGAGCATGCTTCCAGCCTCCCTGCAAAACCCCCCTGAGATGGCTGGGGAGCCCTAGTCCTGgtgggcagggccagggctccccGGGCGTTGAATtgctggcaggaggagggacGAGCCCTGGAGTGGGAGGCTGGGGGGACACGGAGGATACCGGAGGGGAAGGGGGTCCTGCAGCGGCTGCGCAGCAGAGGGCAGAGCGCAGGGCTCACGCCAGCGAGGACGATCCTGATCGGTCAGTCCAGGAGATGAAGGCTTCCTCCTTTGGGTTGCAGAGCTGCATGGGCTCTGCCTCTGTGCTGGGCGAGCATCCCACCGGCTCCTTCCCTgagcaggcaggggcacaggcaATACCACTATTTACACCAGCCGGATCCCCCGCGCCCATCTGGGTCCTCCACCCCCCAGTGTCCGTGGGAGAAGCCCCAGGGGTGAGTggccatccccctccccagccctgcccgctTCCCACCCCTAGCGCCCCACACTGATGTTGCACGTCTTGCAGCTGGGGTCCTTTTTGGCGTTGGCAGTGGAGAGGCTCATCAGCTGGTGCCCGCTGATCTCCCCGAGCACGCCAAGGCTGAGGTCCACCGGCTCCGTGTATATGACCTCCAGGATGCTGTCCTGGGCATGGCGGTACACCAGCTCGCCCTCCTCCACACAGCACGTCAGGAACTTGTTGGAGGAAATGTCCAGTTGGGGTAGACGCTCCCGGCAGAAGAGATCCCCCGCAGAACCCTTGGGTGCCAGGACCAAAACAACGTAGTGGTAGGCAGTGTACATGCAGTAGAAGTCCGCAAAGTAGAGGTTGGTGTTGGGGTTGAAGAGACGCTGAGCTGGGATCTGGAATCGGTAACGACCGTAGGGTGAGTCCTGGGGGGGCTGCCCAGTGTTGAATTCGGTGTTGCAGCTGAAGAAGATGCCGTGGAGCATGCCGCTGGTGGGTGAACCGTGGCTGCCACTGTTGTCCTTCAGCGACGGCTTCATCACGTTCCCACAGTGCATCCTGAGTGTGGGGACCGAGGCGAGGAAGAGGGATGCACAGAGACAAACACATAGGCAGGGTCAGGGGACATGGCCCCGGCGAGGACCCGGAACCTCCAGAACCGAGAGGAACAGGaattggggtgggggggggtaCCTGACGTGCTGGAAATACTCCTTGTGCTGGTTGCGGTAGAAGACGGAGAAGCGCAGCATGCGGCCAGCGATCAGCTCAGCTTTCTCCTGCAGCTGGGCCAGATGCTCCTTGGCATAGTCTGGGGGCAGGGATGGGGGCATCAGGGCGTCTCcacttccccccctccccccaggcagcccatccctgcctgcagcttctGTTCCTCCCACCTTCTGCCTCCCACTCATCATCTGCCGCTCCAACCGGCCTGGCTTGTGCAAGCTCATGGCATCGCCCCCGTCCTCCCGGCTCCCGGCCCCGGCAAACGCCCGGCTCGACCGCCCATGCTCACCCCCGGTGCAAAACTCCACCGTTTCACTCCAGCCGGACACCAGGTACTCGCCATCGCTTTGCTTTACTGCCGTCTGCACCGCCACGCTGTACTCAGTGCGGGGGCTCAGGAACCAGTGTCCCCGCACTGTCATGGGCAGGGGTACCGCCTTGGCCACCAGCTTGGTGGGGACATCCTGTGCAAAGGGGCGAGGGTCAGGCAGGTCAGAATCCCTGCATCCCTGCTCACTGTTGCCCAACGCCACAGGGTGCCGCTGGCTACCATATGCTGCAAAATACCCACTCTAGCGACTCTGATGGGGTTTGCCTGTCACCGAGACGTCCCCGAAGTAGCGTGCCACCCTGGCTCCTGCTTTCCCCCATGCTCTTGCCCCAGCAGCGCTCCCTTGTCCCCAGCTGCCCACATCAGCCCCAAACACCCTCCAGCAAGCCGCACAAAGGGTAACCCCTTGCAGGGATTGGGGACCCCTCTCTCCGGACAGCATCTCATGGTGTCAATAGGCCACCGAGCAGCACCGCAGTGCAGAGACGTTTCTGTGGCAACGGCAGATGCTGAGGTCGGGAgacataggggaaaaaaaaatcccaccccaccccccttATTattgaggaggagaaaagaaaaaaaaagttaaaacattAACAGCATCACCCTGGCAACTGTGCTGCTAAAAAAGTCCCAAATTATTGGCTCACATCCAGCAGGAGGGGGAACGTGAGCGGTTTGCGGCTTCACTGCCccacaggggctgggggcatTGGTCACaccccagcccctgtcccagttTCCTTTGCCAGCCATATCCCACGGTGGGATTTTACCCCATATTGGCACAGGAGTGGGCTATAACCTTGTTTTATCCCCCCacatctcctctcctctccctggaCAGTTGATCCTGTGTTCCCTGGCTCACCCGATGCTTGAACTTGTTGGAGTTCTTGTTCTCCTTCTTGTTGAGGTCGATGAAGTAGTGGGTGACCCTCTCCAGATCCCCCTTCTCCATAGCCCAGGAGATGCGGAAGGAGtcgcaggtgatattgttgatCTCGATATTTTTGGGGGTGGAAAGTAGCTCCATGGCCGGAGGGGCTGAGCTCCTGCGGGCAAAACACGCGTTGGGGGTTATGCCAAGCGTGGCGGGGTGCCCGCTGCCCacggcagcagctgccagaggcCACCCGCGCCGATGGCCCCCGCGGCAGAGCAGATGGCACTAGGGTGGATAAAGCGGCTGACAGCCAGAAATAGGCAACACGGGCAGGATCCAGGCAGCAGGGAGCCGCGAACAAGCCCGTTCAGGAAACAGCTACGTGGGGGCCCCGGCCGCTCCCCCTGGGATGCCACGGGGACCCGGCTCGATGCCAGCGGGTGTTTCGGGGTTTGCTCAACAGTggggtggggaaagaaaaacaaggggAGTGGAGGGAGtgctgggagaggggagggtTGCACTGGAAAAGCTGGATCTGCCTTTGCCCCGGCCCACGGACgctttgtgcctcagtttccccatagCGAGGACTCGCGCTCACCTCCTGCACCCTGGGAAGCCACTCTGTGGGGTGGGTGTGGGTGCATGGGGACCGTTGCACCCTGGGGTGGGCCACGCATTGGGAGCCAGGGGATGCACCAAGGAGGCTGTTGGGAGCTGGGTGACCCCCACCTCCCGTATTGCAGGACCCCAGGGCTTGAGCAAGTCCTGAAGGGAGCAGCGGTGCTGTGGGAGGGCACCTGTCAAACCGTGGCACCGAGGCGCAGCCAGCGAGCCCGCTGCCCCCACATGCACATGCGTGTCCATGACCACCCACACCCGAGCTCAGCTGTGCCCCCCTGCCACTGCACAGCATTGTAAGCACAGGCACAAACTCCGCTTGGCACCCCCAGTCGCATCTGACTCATGTGTGGGCACCCGTGGGCACTCTCCCATACCACCCACGGCCACGGGGTGTTCGCATCCAGGCGCAGCACACgccagcagcctgtggcagggcacTCGCTCGCCCTTGCAGCCCTGCGGCAAGCCGCAACGCACACCCCAGCCTTCCCCGGCTCCCCGGTTCCAGATTGGCACCAGACACCCCTCAGCCATGTGTCGCCCCACATGCAACCCCTCCATCACCCTTGGGCAGAGCCAAAGGTCACTGCCCTGGGGACAGTGTGCCAGCCTGTTGCCAGGCAGTGGCTCAGGGGCTCTCGCTCCGCATTGTCCCGCACCAGGAGCTTTGCGGTCGGATAGCGATGCCCTGCGTCCCTGTGTCCGGACGTGCCCTGTGTCTCCCAAGTAACACCTGTCAGGGCTCAACCGATGCCATCGAGGTTGCAGGCTCACAGCCACCGGTGAGGCCCTTACCTGGCCGTGCTGGGGGAGCTGATAGGGCGCGGTGGGATGCCGGTGGGGTGGCAGGACAGGGCAAGGCAAAGCAAGGCAGGACAGGCAGCCTCAGCAGGGCCAAGCAGAGCAAGAAGAGCAGAAGATGCTGGTGAAAGCGCGGCGGTGGCAAAGGTACCCGGCAatgccgtgctgctgcctgcggCTGCTGCAACTGAGATCCTCCCAGCCAGCTCGGAAATAGCAAACACCCtccagaggagggaaaaaaaaaaaaaaacacctaaaaaaacccacgaAAAAATAGATATCTAAGCAGCtcggaggggagggggaaataaAAGAATCCAGCCCTCCTTGGTCTGCCAATCGAGTGGTGGGTTGTGCACGGCGTCAGCTGATGCAGGCGAGTGGGCGGCTGTGGGTGCAGTTTGGGGGTGGGGTGGTGGGCAGCTCCTGTTCGAGACCCCGTTTTTTGAGGTGGGGGAGTGGGGGTGGGGAATGTGTCGGTGGTGCCGGAGGCGGCTCTCACCCCCAGCACAACCAGGAACacctccctttccccccccGACCCCCCGTCCCCAAATAGGATGAAGTAGCTGCGGGGGGATGCTGGCACCCACGTGGGACCCCCGGGGGAAACACGGGTGTAAAGCCCAGCAGTGTTTTGCTGCCGGTGTTGTGGGGGACACCTCTGTTTAGGGGTAGGCAAGGTTTTTGTGAGCTGGGAGGTGAGAACTCCCACAAAACTCTGATTGCTCTCCCCCGCTCCCACCCGCCCTCCGACTGCGTGCCCACGCACGCTCCTCCCGCGGTGCCGTAGCCCGGCCGTGCCGCCCTCTGGGCTGCCGGGTACCCGGCGAAGGCGGAGGCGCGGGTGCCGCCCAGGTAAGGGTTTGACATGAAGAGgtgactgacccctcccccgcCCCCAGGGATCCCTCCCTCCTCGCCGCACCGCTCAGTCCCGCGTGCCGGCCGCTGCCCAACAAAAAGATGGCGCCGCCACCTTCCGCTTGGGGCCGACCAGTACAAAGATGGCAACTCATGGGCGGGCCCTACTCGCCCTAATAAAGATGGCGGCAGCGACGGCTTTCCAGGACTGCCGGGTCGCTCCGCGCGCGTGCGCGGGAGGGCAGCGAGGCGACGGTTGCCGCAGCAGGGTAAGGGCGGTGCGGCCTGGAGCGGTGCGTGTGCAGGGCCAAGCGCCTTGGGGAGTGCGAGCGGGTCCGAGGCGGGAGATTGTACACGGAGAGGGCTGAGCCCTCTGGGGTGGGAATTGCGAGTGGGTCCTGTTTGGGGGAGCAGGGGAGGCTGAGCTCCGCGCAGGATGCTTACCGTGTCCCCCATCCCCGTCCCCCACCCCCGCAGGGCCAGGCCGAGGATGGCGGAAGGGGGCTCGGCCGACACAGGCTCGCCGGGCAGCCTGCGGCCAGGGGTCCCTGGGGCACGGGGGCTGCTTGGTAGGCGTCCCGCCGGTCCCCCCCTCAGCCCTGGCCGCCTGCCCTCCATCCGCTCCCGAGACCTCACTCTGGGAGGTGTGAAGAAGGTGAGTACCCTCGGGGAAGAAGAAGGTC
This genomic window contains:
- the PHYHIP gene encoding phytanoyl-CoA hydroxylase-interacting protein; translation: MELLSTPKNIEINNITCDSFRISWAMEKGDLERVTHYFIDLNKKENKNSNKFKHRDVPTKLVAKAVPLPMTVRGHWFLSPRTEYSVAVQTAVKQSDGEYLVSGWSETVEFCTGDYAKEHLAQLQEKAELIAGRMLRFSVFYRNQHKEYFQHVRMHCGNVMKPSLKDNSGSHGSPTSGMLHGIFFSCNTEFNTGQPPQDSPYGRYRFQIPAQRLFNPNTNLYFADFYCMYTAYHYVVLVLAPKGSAGDLFCRERLPQLDISSNKFLTCCVEEGELVYRHAQDSILEVIYTEPVDLSLGVLGEISGHQLMSLSTANAKKDPSCKTCNISVGR